GGGACGGCCACAGGCTCTTCGGTGATGGGAAGACCTGGAGGGGGTTTCTCGGTGGACTCTCCGTGGGGACCATTGTTGGGGCGCTCCAGTACCTCCTGACCCCAGCTTATTACGGTGGATTAAAAACAGCGATTGTTCTGGCTTTTATGCTCTCCTTCGGTGCCCTCCTGGGCGACCTTACAGGCAGTTTCATAAAGAGGCGGGCCAACCTTCCCAGGGGCTACCCCGCGGTAGGCCTCGACCAGCTGGGTTTTCTGATAGCCGCCCTTGCCCTGGGGTACCCGATCAAGACCCTTACATCGGGCCAGATAATCTTCCTGCTTCTGGTGTCGCCGCTGATCCACTGGGGTGCCAACTACATTGCCTACAGACTTGGATGGAAGAGCGTGCCCTGGTGATGAGACCCATGGCCCTCCGGTGGTGTCATGGAAGTTTCCATTTTTTGCTAACTCTCTTATATAGTAAATAAAATCTGGATAGAAAACGCTTTTATAGCATTACTTTCAATGGTGACATGGTGATACAATGCGAAGGATTGTTGGAATACTGCTCATGGTTTTGATGCTAGGTTTTACGGCAAGTTCTGCGGTTTCCTCGGGCTACGTAGTCGCCAACACCCTGGCGGGTGGAAACAATACCGGGGTGTACAGTGACTTTTGGAGGATCCTGAAGGATGAAGCGGATCTAATCGCTGCAGTTGAGGGCGGCAACCTGAGCGCCGCCCACGAA
This portion of the Thermococcus sp. genome encodes:
- a CDS encoding CDP-2,3-bis-(O-geranylgeranyl)-sn-glycerol synthase — its product is MNSLLEAFWYILPAYFANASPVVLGGGRPMDGGRTWRDGHRLFGDGKTWRGFLGGLSVGTIVGALQYLLTPAYYGGLKTAIVLAFMLSFGALLGDLTGSFIKRRANLPRGYPAVGLDQLGFLIAALALGYPIKTLTSGQIIFLLLVSPLIHWGANYIAYRLGWKSVPW